AGTTGCCCGCGCTGCACGAGCAGCGGTCCGGACTGCGTGGCGTACGTGGGCTTCAGGCCAGAGCGGCGGTACGCGTCGGTTTCCAGCACGCCTGCCCGGCTGCCCTGGATCCAGAACACGCCGTTGGGCCGCAGCGCGAAGTTGCCCCCCGACCGCGCGAGGTTCAGTGGCGTCAGCGTTCGCCCCTCCTCTATGTGCAGTCCCAGGGGCCTGAGGCCCGGCGCGTAGATGCCGCTGTTCGTGGCGAACGTCAGCGTGCGACCTTCCTTCTTCAGCCGGGCCCCCAGCTGCGCGAAGGTCGCGTACGGGGCAGAAGTGGTGGGGTTGCGCCAGTGCAGCCGCAGGTCGTCGCGGCCCGGCGTGACGGTCGCCACCGTATAGAGGGTTCCCCCGGCGACGACGGGCTTCACGGTCAGGGCCGCAGCGTG
This genomic window from Deinococcus sedimenti contains:
- a CDS encoding phosphodiester glycosidase family protein, translated to MPRLSPTLCLLVLGSTHAAALTVKPVVAGGTLYTVATVTPGRDDLRLHWRNPTTSAPYATFAQLGARLKKEGRTLTFATNSGIYAPGLRPLGLHIEEGRTLTPLNLARSGGNFALRPNGVFWIQGSRAGVLETDAYRRSGLKPTYATQSGPLLVQRGQLHPAFNKGGTSFKLRSGVGVCKGGQVRFVVSAGPVNFYTFATFFRDTLGCPDALYLDGSISAYATPDRDTQLAGFAGIWSVSR